From the Gallaecimonas kandeliae genome, one window contains:
- a CDS encoding CocE/NonD family hydrolase, producing MKMTKAALALAALGLSCAALAGDEADQARAQYIRSHYAKYEYQVPMRDGAKLFTSVYVPYDHSHKYPILLQRTPYDVGPYGSDKYKKALGPSESFEKEGYIFVFQDVRGKFMSQGDFVNMRPQDAFEKGGKATDDATDSYDSIDWLVKNVPDNNGKVGMWGISYPGYYTSVASIHAHKALKAISPQAPIGDWFFDDFHRNGAFVTPMAFLFFDSFDKPRDGTMAAWPEGFKLPTPDGYQFFKDLGPHGNVNKRYFKNDRPFWNELTQHPNYDSYWQARNVLPHLKDTKPATLVVGGWYDTEDLYGALATYATMSHHNDKDNVQLVMGPWYHGQWNRGDGSHMGEAQFGFDTAKWFQDNVQLPFFNHYLKGKDDPDLAKATVFETGANRWRRFDTWPPKHTAKETLYFGNGERLLDHKDAKGGFSDYIADPNKPVPQSTAITRGWDRDYMAADQRFAARRPDVLVFNTAPASEDMTIAGQLDLDLWFSTDQSAADIVVKLVDVFPGSDENTAKKDDATGNRHELVRWGVIRGRFRNGFSHPEAFVPNRPTEVKFSLYDVLHDIKRGHRLQIQVQSSLFPFLDLNPQKYVPNIFEAKKEDYVRATHRLYHSAQYPSSVSFQVLK from the coding sequence ATGAAAATGACCAAAGCCGCCCTGGCCCTGGCCGCCCTGGGGTTGTCTTGCGCCGCCCTGGCCGGCGACGAGGCCGACCAGGCCCGCGCCCAGTACATCCGCAGCCACTACGCCAAGTACGAATACCAGGTCCCGATGCGCGACGGGGCCAAGCTGTTCACCTCCGTCTACGTGCCCTATGACCACAGCCACAAGTACCCTATCCTGCTGCAGCGCACCCCCTACGACGTGGGCCCTTACGGCAGCGACAAGTACAAGAAGGCCCTGGGCCCCAGCGAGAGTTTCGAGAAGGAAGGCTACATCTTCGTCTTCCAGGACGTGCGCGGTAAGTTCATGTCCCAGGGCGACTTCGTCAACATGAGGCCCCAGGACGCCTTCGAGAAGGGCGGCAAGGCCACAGACGACGCCACCGACAGCTACGACAGCATCGACTGGCTGGTGAAAAACGTGCCGGACAACAACGGCAAGGTGGGCATGTGGGGCATCTCCTACCCCGGCTACTACACCTCGGTGGCCTCCATCCACGCCCACAAGGCGCTCAAGGCCATCTCCCCCCAGGCCCCCATAGGTGACTGGTTCTTCGACGACTTCCACCGCAACGGCGCCTTCGTCACCCCCATGGCCTTCCTCTTCTTCGACAGTTTCGACAAGCCCCGTGACGGTACCATGGCCGCCTGGCCGGAAGGCTTCAAGCTGCCGACCCCGGACGGCTACCAGTTCTTCAAGGACCTAGGCCCCCACGGCAACGTCAACAAGCGCTATTTCAAGAACGACAGGCCTTTCTGGAACGAGCTGACCCAGCACCCCAACTACGACAGCTACTGGCAGGCCCGCAACGTGCTGCCCCACCTCAAGGACACCAAGCCGGCCACTCTGGTGGTGGGGGGCTGGTACGACACCGAGGATCTCTACGGCGCCCTGGCCACCTACGCCACCATGTCCCACCACAACGACAAGGACAACGTGCAGCTGGTGATGGGCCCCTGGTACCACGGCCAATGGAACCGCGGCGACGGCAGCCACATGGGCGAGGCCCAGTTCGGCTTCGACACCGCCAAGTGGTTCCAGGACAATGTTCAGCTGCCCTTCTTCAACCACTACCTCAAGGGCAAGGACGATCCGGATCTGGCCAAGGCCACCGTCTTCGAAACGGGCGCCAACCGCTGGCGCCGTTTCGATACCTGGCCGCCCAAGCACACCGCCAAGGAAACCCTCTACTTCGGTAACGGCGAGCGGCTGCTGGACCACAAGGACGCCAAGGGCGGCTTCAGCGACTACATCGCCGATCCCAACAAGCCGGTGCCCCAATCCACCGCCATCACCCGCGGCTGGGACCGCGACTACATGGCCGCCGACCAACGCTTCGCCGCCCGCCGCCCCGACGTGCTGGTGTTCAACACGGCGCCCGCCAGCGAAGACATGACCATCGCCGGCCAGTTGGACCTGGATCTCTGGTTCTCCACCGACCAGAGCGCCGCCGACATCGTCGTCAAGCTGGTGGACGTCTTCCCCGGCAGCGACGAGAACACCGCCAAGAAGGACGACGCCACCGGCAACCGCCATGAGCTGGTGCGCTGGGGGGTGATCCGCGGCCGCTTCCGCAACGGCTTCAGCCACCCCGAGGCCTTCGTGCCCAACCGGCCGACCGAGGTCAAATTCAGCCTCTACGACGTGCTGCACGACATCAAGCGCGGCCACAGGCTGCAGATCCAGGTGCAGAGCTCGCTCTTCCCCTTCCTGGATCTCAACCCCCAGAAGTACGTGCCCAACATCTTCGAGGCCAAGAAAGAAGACTATGTGCGCGCCACCCACAGGCTCTACCACTCGGCCCAATACCCAAGCTCGGTGAGCTTCCAGGTGCTGAAGTAA
- a CDS encoding DUF2164 domain-containing protein gives MSKIQFDAAEKAELVQAIQRYFERELDQDLGQFDAEFLLDFFAEKIGPRFYNQALKDAQGAVMARLDTLSDDLYALEK, from the coding sequence ATGAGCAAGATCCAATTCGACGCCGCCGAAAAGGCAGAACTGGTGCAGGCCATACAGCGTTACTTCGAGCGAGAGCTGGACCAGGATCTGGGCCAGTTCGACGCCGAATTCCTGCTGGATTTCTTTGCCGAAAAAATCGGGCCCCGCTTCTACAACCAGGCCCTCAAGGATGCCCAGGGCGCCGTCATGGCCCGCCTGGACACCCTCTCCGACGACCTCTACGCCCTGGAAAAATGA
- a CDS encoding glutaredoxin family protein — MRAVIRLFFFVLRRLLMPFMLIYAVLSKPKPVSRSPEAQAEVDAACHGLTLYQFATCPFCIKVKKEVHRLALPIAMANIRRDPAARQALLAGGGKGQVPCLHIAHEDGREEWLYESSDINAYLQQRFAA, encoded by the coding sequence ATGAGAGCTGTTATCCGTTTGTTTTTCTTCGTACTTCGCCGCCTGTTGATGCCCTTCATGCTGATTTACGCGGTGCTCAGCAAGCCCAAGCCCGTCTCCCGCAGCCCTGAGGCCCAGGCCGAGGTGGACGCCGCCTGTCACGGCCTGACCCTCTACCAGTTCGCCACCTGCCCCTTCTGCATCAAGGTCAAGAAAGAGGTGCACCGCCTGGCCCTGCCTATCGCCATGGCCAACATCAGGCGCGATCCCGCGGCCCGCCAGGCCCTGCTGGCCGGCGGCGGCAAGGGCCAGGTGCCCTGCCTGCACATCGCCCATGAAGACGGCCGGGAGGAATGGCTCTACGAGTCTTCGGACATCAACGCCTACCTCCAGCAGCGCTTCGCCGCCTGA
- a CDS encoding AEC family transporter, whose amino-acid sequence MLVFNALLPLCLIVALSFLAARRALLPAAFWQGFARLTFSVLVPAFLLLGTLRLDLHLLGPYSLAYYGPVALLFLLLAVKVRAPGALAGSFSNTVLVGLPVIAALQGQAGVDVAIAIIAFHSLVLYSLFALVQGRGLKPLLATLKNPMIAALMTGLALNALGLKPPQALIKSLELLGNGAIGCALICLGAALASLPPFSRGQWGESLVLALAKLLGLPALVWLGTWLFGLGGREAQVLVLLAACPTAVNVLPFVKERPAATATIMLSTLATLATMPLWMALTQHYLAR is encoded by the coding sequence ATGCTGGTTTTCAACGCCCTGCTACCCCTCTGCCTCATCGTCGCCCTGAGTTTCCTGGCGGCCCGCCGTGCCCTGCTGCCCGCCGCCTTCTGGCAGGGCTTTGCCCGCCTCACCTTCAGCGTGCTGGTGCCGGCCTTCCTGCTGCTGGGCACCCTGCGGCTGGATCTGCACCTGCTGGGGCCTTACAGCCTGGCCTACTACGGCCCTGTGGCGCTGCTGTTCCTGCTGCTGGCCGTCAAGGTCCGCGCGCCGGGCGCCCTGGCCGGCAGTTTTTCCAATACGGTGCTGGTGGGGCTGCCGGTGATCGCCGCCTTGCAGGGCCAGGCCGGGGTGGACGTGGCCATCGCCATCATCGCCTTCCATTCCCTGGTGCTCTACAGCCTCTTCGCCCTGGTCCAGGGCCGGGGCCTCAAGCCGTTGCTGGCCACCCTCAAGAACCCCATGATCGCCGCCCTGATGACGGGCCTGGCCCTCAACGCCCTGGGCCTCAAGCCGCCCCAGGCCTTGATAAAGAGCCTGGAACTGCTGGGCAACGGCGCCATCGGCTGCGCCCTTATCTGCCTGGGGGCGGCCCTGGCCAGCCTGCCGCCGTTCAGCCGCGGCCAGTGGGGTGAGAGCCTGGTGTTGGCCCTGGCCAAGCTGCTGGGGCTGCCGGCCCTGGTGTGGCTGGGCACCTGGCTCTTTGGCCTGGGTGGCCGGGAGGCCCAGGTGCTGGTGCTGCTGGCGGCCTGCCCCACGGCCGTCAACGTGCTGCCCTTCGTCAAGGAAAGGCCGGCGGCCACCGCCACCATCATGCTCAGCACCCTGGCGACATTGGCCACCATGCCGCTGTGGATGGCCCTGACCCAGCATTACCTGGCCCGTTGA
- a CDS encoding ImpA family metalloprotease — MKKLLFLGSLLLAGCGGGGGGDAAPAKDQAPNSNQAPTASALALTYDWASQSASGNWQSQASDADGDTLTASVSQQGSLGSFSLAGDQLSYTANAGTQGDDQGTLTISDGHGGSTAMTVTVSGVDGRDGVTRALAAGDASYTDSASLLARIQATITGIQGQQSTLAGTVFAADAIDYAPGQNTQIFNISAPDSSFPLLEASTGQVLALAGSQGGGRYAAFGTPLLARLDGGDFPALVPATQRLLGWLLNADPAQAHSVALAFLGGYETASRNWLQAQFPQWTIKSCNDVATLADCLAGSELVVSGMQAADGDATTVVAALKASLAKGVPLLYQHWSWGSNALSDGTAALLGASLPYAGNWFANASATWSDAQAMLDAAPWLKAEQTLVQHLVDQDFSFDWSACTSSVGTTSCDQVAGLHSAFLDGARALRAGLNQLDRQGLDLFNQDSLTLSKLFVLLGDSYRQGIHYPMDKASTNINSFMAAYLADHLAYYHHSHNPAQPDLGNFSDTLPANLPLVNQTLNFTLGADSEFRGTGLYLLPGQSISVLRTDGQAVSLGLFINTQRTGSTREFNTNGYLRPKFLQSPTFDLKQGQGQTITSPYGGPLMVQLPAGSGQLSLQISGATPYPYLTDFSKAADFLAQLNDTALNWSGIRTDFVEINSRRHMMQDFINSSRYQGNAQQALDDVWTYMIKGTYDLAGYQGEGLALPAAVQARCTSLGWDCTDPVIHAKPKLQHINIDESANCGAGCSGNPYDQAWTLDPFGWGESHEIGHNNQPALLRIYGGRSSETSNNIFPLHKGWQRFMDSGERIDSCDRQSPATTYLWLQDAHNQADPTQAMYDKLWSQTGIYDNAGQRLDFYLQLAFLAEDVGGLDNGWELYTLLYLEQRLFNHASQDAATWTAQKDALGMGSFATAPSLDGNDFMVMAGSYLLKRDLRPLFDAWGIRYSSGAASQVAAYGYPAAALVFYKADSQCMDMKGAAKLPIDGSTAWPAS; from the coding sequence ATGAAAAAGCTCCTGTTTCTCGGCAGCCTCCTGCTTGCAGGCTGCGGCGGCGGTGGCGGCGGCGATGCCGCCCCGGCCAAGGACCAAGCCCCCAACAGCAACCAGGCTCCGACCGCCAGCGCCCTGGCCCTGACCTACGACTGGGCCAGCCAGTCGGCGTCCGGCAACTGGCAAAGCCAGGCCAGCGACGCCGACGGCGATACCTTGACCGCCAGCGTCAGCCAGCAGGGCAGCCTCGGCAGCTTCAGCCTGGCAGGCGACCAGCTGAGCTACACCGCCAATGCCGGCACCCAGGGCGACGACCAGGGCACCCTGACCATCAGCGACGGCCACGGCGGCAGCACCGCCATGACCGTGACCGTCAGCGGCGTCGACGGCCGTGACGGCGTCACCCGGGCCCTGGCCGCAGGCGACGCCAGCTACACCGACAGCGCCAGCCTGCTGGCCCGGATCCAGGCCACCATCACCGGCATCCAGGGCCAACAGTCGACCCTGGCCGGCACCGTCTTCGCGGCCGACGCCATCGACTATGCCCCTGGCCAGAACACCCAGATCTTCAACATCAGCGCGCCGGACAGCAGCTTCCCCCTGCTGGAGGCCAGTACCGGCCAGGTGTTGGCCCTGGCCGGCAGCCAGGGCGGCGGCCGTTACGCCGCCTTCGGCACCCCGCTGCTGGCCCGCCTGGACGGCGGCGACTTCCCGGCCCTGGTCCCCGCCACCCAGCGGCTGCTGGGCTGGCTGCTGAACGCCGACCCGGCCCAGGCCCACAGCGTGGCCCTGGCCTTCCTAGGGGGCTATGAAACTGCCAGCCGCAACTGGCTGCAGGCCCAGTTCCCCCAGTGGACCATCAAGAGTTGTAACGACGTCGCCACCCTGGCCGACTGCCTGGCCGGCAGCGAGCTGGTGGTCAGCGGCATGCAGGCCGCCGACGGCGACGCAACCACTGTGGTGGCCGCCCTCAAGGCCAGCCTGGCCAAGGGCGTGCCCCTCCTCTACCAACACTGGAGCTGGGGCAGCAACGCCCTGTCCGACGGCACCGCCGCCCTGCTGGGGGCCAGCCTGCCCTACGCCGGCAACTGGTTTGCCAACGCCAGCGCCACCTGGAGCGACGCCCAGGCCATGCTCGACGCCGCCCCCTGGCTGAAGGCGGAGCAGACCCTGGTCCAGCATCTGGTGGACCAGGACTTCAGCTTCGACTGGTCCGCCTGCACCAGCAGCGTCGGCACCACCAGCTGCGACCAGGTGGCGGGCCTGCACAGCGCCTTCCTGGACGGCGCCAGGGCGCTCAGGGCCGGGCTCAACCAGCTGGATCGCCAGGGCCTGGATCTGTTCAACCAGGACAGCCTGACCCTCAGCAAGCTGTTCGTGCTGCTGGGCGACAGCTACCGCCAGGGCATCCACTACCCCATGGACAAGGCCAGCACCAACATCAACAGCTTCATGGCGGCCTACCTGGCCGACCACCTGGCCTATTACCACCACAGCCATAACCCGGCCCAGCCGGATCTGGGCAACTTCAGCGACACCCTGCCCGCCAATCTGCCGCTGGTGAACCAGACCCTGAACTTCACCCTGGGCGCCGACAGCGAGTTCCGCGGCACCGGCCTCTACCTGCTGCCGGGCCAGAGCATCTCGGTGCTGCGCACCGACGGCCAGGCGGTGAGCCTCGGCCTCTTCATCAACACCCAGCGCACCGGCTCGACCCGCGAGTTCAACACCAACGGCTACCTGCGGCCCAAGTTCCTGCAGTCCCCCACCTTCGACCTCAAGCAGGGCCAGGGCCAGACCATCACCAGCCCCTACGGCGGCCCCCTGATGGTGCAGCTGCCGGCCGGCAGCGGCCAGCTCAGCCTGCAGATCAGCGGCGCCACCCCCTACCCCTACCTCACCGACTTCAGCAAGGCGGCCGACTTCCTGGCGCAGCTCAACGATACCGCCTTGAACTGGTCCGGGATCCGCACCGACTTCGTGGAGATCAACAGCCGCCGCCACATGATGCAGGACTTCATCAACAGCAGCCGCTACCAGGGCAATGCCCAGCAGGCCCTGGACGATGTCTGGACCTACATGATCAAGGGCACCTATGACCTGGCCGGTTACCAGGGCGAGGGCCTGGCCCTGCCCGCCGCCGTCCAGGCCCGCTGCACCAGCCTGGGCTGGGACTGCACAGACCCGGTCATCCACGCCAAGCCCAAGCTGCAGCACATCAACATCGACGAGTCCGCCAACTGCGGCGCCGGCTGCTCGGGCAACCCCTATGACCAGGCCTGGACCCTGGACCCCTTCGGCTGGGGCGAGAGCCACGAGATAGGCCACAACAACCAGCCCGCCTTGCTGCGCATCTACGGCGGCCGCTCCAGCGAGACTTCCAACAACATCTTCCCGCTGCACAAGGGCTGGCAGCGCTTCATGGACAGCGGCGAACGCATCGACAGCTGCGACCGCCAGAGCCCGGCCACCACCTATTTGTGGCTGCAGGACGCCCACAACCAGGCCGACCCCACCCAGGCCATGTACGACAAGCTCTGGAGCCAGACCGGCATCTACGACAACGCCGGCCAGCGCCTGGACTTCTACCTGCAACTGGCCTTCCTGGCCGAAGACGTCGGCGGCCTGGACAACGGCTGGGAGCTCTACACCCTGCTCTACCTCGAGCAGCGGCTGTTCAACCACGCCAGCCAGGACGCCGCCACCTGGACGGCCCAGAAGGACGCCCTGGGCATGGGCAGCTTCGCCACGGCCCCGAGCCTGGACGGCAACGACTTCATGGTCATGGCCGGCTCCTACCTGCTGAAAAGAGACCTGAGGCCCCTGTTCGACGCCTGGGGTATTCGCTACAGCAGCGGCGCCGCCAGCCAGGTGGCCGCCTACGGCTACCCCGCCGCCGCCTTGGTCTTCTACAAGGCCGACAGCCAGTGCATGGACATGAAGGGCGCCGCCAAGCTGCCCATCGACGGCAGCACGGCCTGGCCCGCTTCCTGA